The region TACGGATCGTGATTGTGATCGTGTCGTCGATGAAAACCGGATTAACGAATTTCATGGACTGACCCAAGTAAATACCACCCTCACCGATGCACTCAACCAAAGCGCGAGAGATCAAAGCACCACAGATCATACCGTGAGCGATACGACGGCCAAAACGAGTTTTAGCCGCGTAAGCATCGTCCAAATGGATAGGATTGTGATCTCCAGACAACTCAGCAAATTGACGAACCATTTTATCCGTCACTGTTACTGTCGCTGATTTTGTGAAACCTACATCTACATTTGGAACCTGCATCACTTACTCCTACA is a window of Bdellovibrio sp. SKB1291214 DNA encoding:
- a CDS encoding MaoC family dehydratase, which translates into the protein MQVPNVDVGFTKSATVTVTDKMVRQFAELSGDHNPIHLDDAYAAKTRFGRRIAHGMICGALISRALVECIGEGGIYLGQSMKFVNPVFIDDTITITIRILAMRKEKGIATVETNVTKANGDMVVKGEAVIMMAPDFAISK